Sequence from the Haloarcula sp. DT43 genome:
GCCTCAGAGCTTGTCGACGTCCCGGGCCGCCTCGGCCTGGTCGCGCACGGCCTCGAGCGTTGCGTCCGGGCCGGTCGCGGCCACTGCCGCGTTGACCGCCCCCTCCAGGACGGGCGCGTCCGCTATCACGGCCTCAATATCGCTCAGTTCGATAGCCACCTCGGCGTTCATGACGGCGCTGCCCAGGTCGACCAGGACGACGACGCCGTCCCCGTCGTCCGCGACGGCGAGGGCCGCCTCGATGTCGTCGGGAACGGTCCCGATTCCGCCGTCACCGTCACCACCGACCGGTTCGATGTTCGTCTCCCCCGCCATCTCCGCGGCGACCTCGGCGATTCCCGTCGCGGCAGTGTGGCTGTGGGACACGACGACGAGCCCCACCATTA
This genomic interval carries:
- the dhaM gene encoding dihydroxyacetone kinase phosphoryl donor subunit DhaM, with the translated sequence MVGLVVVSHSHTAATGIAEVAAEMAGETNIEPVGGDGDGGIGTVPDDIEAALAVADDGDGVVVLVDLGSAVMNAEVAIELSDIEAVIADAPVLEGAVNAAVAATGPDATLEAVRDQAEAARDVDKL